Proteins co-encoded in one Cytobacillus sp. NJ13 genomic window:
- a CDS encoding mannitol-1-phosphate 5-dehydrogenase — MKQAVHFGAGNIGRGFIGALFSQSGYHVTFVDIADEIINQLNEEKQYQVLLAADEQETMTIENVSGLNNLKQEDEVIEAIKQADFLTTAIGPNILPRIAPLIAKGLTARADAGINEKLYVIACENQISATDLLKGYIMEHLDSDVNMAGVSFLNSAVDRIVPIQNNQGSLDVLVEPYHEWVVETTEDIAHIEGMKIVPELAPFIERKLFTVNTGHAVIAYFGYLGGKETIDQTLSDEEIYKQVQATLRETGAYLINRYDLNPDEHQKYIDKIIGRFQNAHLNDGVTRVGRSPIRKLGPEDRLVRPALQAQKAGLSYTNLAKAIAAALMFDNREDEEAVKLQEMIQENGVAYVLKEVCGLEEASELAKEILKQFEALKK, encoded by the coding sequence ATGAAACAAGCAGTGCATTTTGGAGCAGGAAACATAGGAAGAGGATTCATTGGAGCCCTATTTTCACAGTCAGGCTACCATGTAACTTTTGTTGATATAGCCGACGAAATCATTAATCAGCTGAACGAAGAAAAACAATATCAAGTGCTGCTGGCTGCTGATGAACAGGAAACCATGACAATTGAGAATGTTTCAGGATTGAATAATCTGAAACAGGAGGATGAAGTGATAGAGGCAATTAAGCAGGCTGACTTCCTAACAACGGCGATTGGCCCTAACATCCTTCCGCGGATTGCCCCATTAATTGCAAAAGGCTTGACTGCAAGAGCAGATGCAGGAATTAACGAGAAGCTTTATGTCATTGCATGTGAAAATCAGATTTCTGCGACTGACCTTTTAAAAGGCTATATAATGGAGCATCTTGACAGCGATGTAAATATGGCGGGTGTATCCTTTTTAAACTCAGCTGTAGACCGAATTGTCCCAATCCAAAACAACCAGGGATCACTGGATGTTCTTGTTGAACCGTACCATGAATGGGTTGTGGAAACGACTGAAGACATTGCGCATATCGAAGGGATGAAAATCGTTCCGGAACTTGCACCCTTTATCGAAAGAAAGCTGTTCACAGTTAACACAGGCCATGCCGTTATTGCTTATTTTGGATACCTGGGAGGAAAAGAAACCATCGACCAGACACTTTCAGATGAAGAAATTTATAAACAGGTTCAGGCTACACTCCGTGAAACAGGTGCCTATTTGATTAATCGATATGATCTGAATCCGGACGAGCATCAGAAATATATCGATAAAATTATCGGCCGTTTCCAAAATGCCCACTTGAATGACGGTGTTACTAGAGTTGGCCGTTCGCCAATAAGGAAGCTTGGCCCTGAAGACAGACTGGTTCGCCCGGCCCTGCAGGCTCAAAAAGCCGGCTTATCTTACACAAACCTGGCTAAAGCCATTGCGGCGGCACTAATGTTTGATAACAGGGAAGACGAAGAAGCGGTAAAGCTCCAGGAGATGATCCAAGAAAACGGAGTAGCCTACGTGCTGAAAGAAGTATGCGGACTTGAAGAAGCAAGCGAGCTTGCGAAAGAAATACTGAAACAGTTTGAAGCATTGAAAAAATAA
- a CDS encoding PTS mannitol transporter subunit IICBA, with the protein MAQSNLKVAVQKFGNFLSSMVMPNISAFIAWGLITALFIPTGFFPNESLAKMVDPMVKYLLPLLIGYTGGKLVHDQRGAVVGAIATMGVIAGAEIPMFLGAMIIGPLAAYVMKAFDKLIEGRVRAGFEMLVNNFSAGILGAILAILAFLGVGPAVNVFTGWLVAGVDWLIGTGLLPLTSILIEPAKVLFLNNAINHGVLSPIGVEQVKETGQSILFLLEANPGPGIGVLLAYMFFGKGNAKKSAPGAGIIHFFGGIHEIYFPYILMRPMLIIAVILGGMSGVFTLVLLGGGLFAPSSPGSIIAITAVTPHHASAYIANFAGVLVAAAVSFIVSAFIMKTGKQGEEDIEEAAKKMQEMKGKKSSVSNVFEGNQSAMPDHVSKIYFACDAGMGSSAMGASLLRKKVKEAGMDIDVTNTAISNLPADAEIVITQEELTPRARQKVPNAFHVSVDNFLSSPEYDKLISSLQFPANSELHEIVEDAEENVPDIVDEEMAHEDDLLRPENIFLNKEFADKDEAIRFAGRVLVDAGYVEESYIEAMIERDNITSTYMGNDVAIPHGTEEAKKAVIKSGFTVIQVPNGVDFDGQKVRLIFGIAGKDGTHLEILSGIAVTCSDMDNIEKLAAAESVQTIMDIIGKK; encoded by the coding sequence ATGGCTCAATCTAATCTAAAAGTAGCTGTACAGAAGTTCGGTAATTTTCTGAGCTCAATGGTTATGCCGAATATCTCTGCTTTTATAGCTTGGGGTCTTATTACAGCTTTATTTATACCTACCGGCTTCTTCCCAAATGAAAGCCTTGCCAAAATGGTCGACCCAATGGTGAAATACTTGCTTCCGCTTCTAATTGGTTATACAGGAGGTAAGCTTGTACATGATCAGCGCGGTGCCGTTGTTGGTGCCATCGCGACTATGGGGGTCATCGCAGGAGCGGAAATTCCTATGTTCTTAGGCGCCATGATTATTGGTCCTTTGGCTGCTTATGTGATGAAGGCATTTGATAAGCTGATCGAAGGCAGGGTGCGTGCCGGCTTCGAAATGCTTGTAAACAACTTCTCAGCAGGAATTCTTGGGGCAATTCTTGCCATACTTGCATTCCTTGGAGTAGGGCCTGCTGTTAATGTATTTACGGGCTGGCTAGTAGCTGGCGTTGACTGGCTTATCGGCACAGGGCTTCTGCCGCTGACAAGCATCTTAATTGAACCGGCAAAAGTATTATTCCTTAATAATGCCATCAACCACGGTGTTCTTTCGCCAATCGGCGTAGAACAGGTAAAAGAAACAGGCCAATCCATCCTGTTCCTGCTTGAAGCAAACCCTGGACCTGGTATCGGCGTCTTGCTTGCGTATATGTTCTTTGGAAAAGGCAATGCCAAGAAATCTGCTCCTGGTGCGGGAATCATTCACTTCTTCGGCGGAATTCATGAAATTTATTTCCCGTACATCTTAATGCGTCCTATGCTCATTATTGCTGTCATCCTAGGCGGAATGAGCGGTGTGTTCACACTGGTTCTATTAGGAGGCGGATTATTCGCTCCATCATCACCTGGCAGTATCATCGCCATTACGGCTGTAACACCTCATCATGCAAGTGCGTATATTGCAAACTTCGCTGGTGTGCTTGTCGCTGCTGCTGTGTCATTTATCGTCTCTGCATTTATTATGAAAACAGGCAAGCAGGGTGAAGAAGATATTGAAGAAGCTGCGAAAAAGATGCAGGAAATGAAAGGCAAGAAAAGCTCTGTTTCCAACGTGTTTGAAGGCAATCAGTCTGCAATGCCTGATCATGTTTCCAAAATTTATTTTGCCTGTGATGCAGGAATGGGCTCAAGTGCAATGGGTGCATCACTTCTCCGCAAAAAGGTGAAGGAAGCGGGCATGGACATTGATGTTACGAATACAGCGATTTCCAATTTGCCAGCAGATGCTGAAATCGTCATTACACAGGAAGAACTGACACCAAGGGCACGCCAAAAAGTGCCGAATGCATTCCATGTATCGGTTGATAACTTCCTTTCAAGTCCGGAGTATGACAAGCTGATCAGCTCCCTTCAGTTCCCGGCTAACTCGGAACTTCACGAAATCGTTGAAGATGCTGAAGAAAATGTTCCTGACATCGTGGACGAAGAAATGGCTCATGAAGACGATTTATTGCGTCCGGAAAATATTTTCCTGAACAAAGAGTTTGCTGATAAAGATGAAGCGATCCGCTTTGCAGGAAGAGTGCTTGTCGATGCAGGCTATGTGGAAGAAAGCTATATTGAAGCGATGATTGAACGTGATAATATCACTTCCACTTATATGGGAAATGATGTAGCGATCCCGCATGGAACCGAAGAAGCGAAAAAAGCTGTGATTAAATCCGGCTTTACCGTTATCCAGGTGCCAAATGGTGTTGATTTCGATGGCCAAAAGGTCCGTCTGATCTTCGGAATTGCAGGCAAAGACGGCACACATCTTGAAATCCTATCAGGAATCGCAGTAACATGTTCTGACATGGATAATATCGAAAAATTGGCTGCGGCTGAATCTGTACAGACCATTATGGATATTATCGGCAAAAAATAA
- a CDS encoding PRD domain-containing protein — protein sequence MYITSREKAIIESIIKTSGKHTALSIATSLNVSARTIQRDLKAVEKIVSEFDLKLTRNLNQGLAIEGKNEQIFRLIQHLTSSEPIDQPPQEKKLRLLIAILEEDLYKTQVLASYLGISTATLSAYLDELAQWLSVFQVQLTRKRGVGVELHGAEANKRRALAHFFLQYFHEELIEKLFLLEKRKLGEERILHYFEPDYLFQVNSIVQTVFSGAPARFADSGYLEVVLHVCISLQRTLKQRLVVQSDTLPEKEVMVEYGLMQQVTSNLERKFDCIFSEGDVLYLARILKGTKLSGADLFPYDSLMLSQMIKNVIKSVSEQLHVDLTKDFSLFQGLLAHMEPSIFRMKQNMESYNPLKEEIMRKYPVLFMAVKNSLEEEFTDIDQFSDDEIAFIVLHFGSALVMQEENLSIKALVICPTGIGTSKMLKSRLKKEAAEIDVIEIKSMKEISEGADLKEYDLILSTVRLPFINAEYILVNPLLSDENILTIKNYLQNNIERLTKGKEYQPEDGFKQAEQRNLSLSVMLEEVRDIQESIESLLHNFRFYRMDGGESQEQILKKMIGNAEGDHLLTNAEDVLQSLREREQKGGLGIPETNMALFHARSKNVRELIFQIAHLPEPCMVKGMDGREVVMKNLLLMLAPLELSRREQEILSLISTNIIETEEAILIFSSANEDMIYKKLESIFTEYLQTHFKINQ from the coding sequence ATGTATATTACATCGAGGGAAAAAGCCATTATTGAATCTATTATAAAAACATCGGGTAAACACACGGCATTATCCATTGCCACTTCTTTGAATGTCAGTGCGAGGACGATTCAGAGGGATTTAAAGGCAGTTGAGAAAATCGTCAGTGAGTTCGATTTGAAGTTAACCCGCAATCTAAATCAGGGCCTTGCTATTGAAGGGAAAAATGAGCAGATTTTCCGGCTGATTCAGCATTTGACCAGCAGTGAACCGATCGACCAGCCTCCTCAGGAAAAGAAGCTGCGCCTTCTTATAGCCATTTTGGAAGAAGACCTATACAAGACTCAGGTTCTGGCAAGCTACCTCGGCATCAGCACGGCAACCCTGTCAGCCTATCTGGATGAACTTGCCCAATGGCTATCCGTTTTCCAGGTGCAGCTTACGAGAAAGCGGGGAGTCGGAGTAGAACTTCACGGAGCAGAAGCGAACAAACGAAGAGCGCTTGCGCATTTCTTCCTTCAATATTTTCATGAAGAATTAATTGAGAAACTATTTTTGCTGGAAAAAAGGAAGCTTGGTGAAGAAAGGATCCTCCATTACTTTGAACCGGATTATCTTTTCCAAGTGAACAGCATTGTTCAGACTGTTTTTTCCGGTGCACCTGCCCGGTTTGCTGATAGCGGATACCTGGAGGTTGTGCTGCATGTATGCATTTCACTGCAGAGGACTCTAAAACAGCGTTTAGTGGTTCAAAGTGATACCCTTCCTGAAAAGGAAGTTATGGTTGAATACGGTTTGATGCAGCAGGTAACAAGCAATCTGGAACGAAAATTTGACTGCATTTTTTCAGAAGGGGATGTCCTTTACCTGGCGCGAATACTTAAAGGGACCAAATTGAGCGGAGCCGACCTTTTTCCATATGACAGCCTTATGCTCTCCCAAATGATCAAGAACGTGATTAAATCGGTTTCGGAACAGCTGCATGTGGATTTAACAAAGGATTTTTCCTTATTTCAGGGACTGCTGGCCCACATGGAGCCATCCATATTCCGCATGAAACAGAATATGGAATCTTATAACCCGCTTAAAGAAGAAATTATGCGCAAATATCCGGTTCTGTTCATGGCTGTAAAAAATAGTCTTGAAGAGGAATTTACTGATATTGATCAATTTTCCGATGACGAGATCGCGTTCATCGTCCTTCACTTTGGCTCAGCCCTGGTCATGCAGGAAGAGAATCTTTCCATTAAGGCGCTTGTCATTTGTCCGACAGGCATCGGCACATCCAAGATGCTCAAGAGCAGGCTGAAAAAAGAAGCAGCTGAAATTGATGTGATCGAAATCAAGTCGATGAAGGAAATTTCAGAGGGGGCTGATCTGAAAGAATATGATTTAATCCTTTCTACAGTCAGACTTCCTTTTATAAATGCTGAGTACATATTGGTGAATCCGCTATTAAGCGATGAAAATATTCTTACCATAAAAAACTACTTGCAGAACAATATTGAAAGACTGACAAAAGGAAAAGAATATCAGCCTGAGGATGGGTTCAAACAGGCTGAACAGAGAAACCTTTCTTTATCCGTAATGCTTGAGGAAGTAAGAGATATTCAGGAGAGCATCGAGTCTCTTCTTCATAACTTTCGTTTTTACCGGATGGATGGAGGAGAAAGCCAGGAGCAGATTCTTAAGAAAATGATTGGGAATGCCGAAGGAGATCATTTGCTGACGAATGCTGAAGATGTCCTGCAATCATTAAGGGAACGGGAACAAAAAGGCGGACTTGGCATACCTGAAACCAATATGGCTCTCTTTCATGCCCGCAGTAAAAACGTCCGTGAACTTATTTTCCAGATTGCCCATCTGCCCGAGCCATGCATGGTGAAGGGGATGGACGGGAGAGAAGTGGTAATGAAAAACCTTCTGCTCATGCTGGCACCGCTCGAGCTAAGCAGAAGAGAGCAGGAGATATTAAGCTTAATCAGCACAAATATCATTGAGACAGAGGAAGCGATTCTAATTTTTTCTTCAGCCAATGAAGACATGATTTACAAGAAGCTAGAATCGATTTTTACAGAATACCTGCAGACTCATTTTAAAATAAATCAGTAA
- a CDS encoding DUF2243 domain-containing protein, translating into MKKENKNLFIAGLILGLGLVGAIDGIVFHQLLQWHHMILSPNIQLEIFTDGLFTALFSAKLLWGGMKIFQDARKNELGTSWKIFIGGIFIGGGTFNLVEGIVDHHILQVHRVKPLAENPLFYDLAFLAIGLLLVLIGLMIKRMEKEA; encoded by the coding sequence ATGAAAAAGGAAAATAAAAACCTATTTATTGCCGGTTTAATACTTGGGCTGGGGCTTGTTGGGGCGATTGATGGCATTGTATTTCATCAGCTGCTGCAATGGCATCATATGATTTTGAGCCCCAATATCCAACTTGAAATCTTTACAGATGGCTTATTCACTGCTCTATTTTCTGCCAAGCTGCTTTGGGGAGGAATGAAAATTTTTCAGGATGCCCGGAAAAATGAATTGGGCACAAGCTGGAAGATATTTATTGGCGGTATTTTTATTGGGGGAGGCACATTTAACCTTGTCGAAGGGATTGTGGACCATCATATCCTCCAGGTTCATCGTGTCAAACCATTAGCCGAAAATCCATTATTCTATGATTTAGCCTTTCTAGCCATTGGGCTATTGCTTGTCTTGATTGGGCTTATGATCAAGAGAATGGAGAAGGAAGCATGA